Proteins encoded by one window of Nocardia goodfellowii:
- a CDS encoding DUF4437 domain-containing protein has translation MRPHVELIDEKDLIEHVAEFEQATGNAVQRNLSYDEEDGSASLKVRFTSDWSRPAGVHHADTEWFVLTGQVTIGDTVLGPEGFWMAPKGVHTPSLSVTAGTEILLFREHGDWHFDLTGADRDFVRADQELIVRNSADMPWIDVKDGSPMRFDLGGTPVPGLYIKLLARDAETGFYTRLIKAKPGWREEPLAHHPCSEEAYCLAGGFDYNFGTMWPGTYFWRPALIRHGDFTADADQGCTWLVRSDADLVDWYTDNARVVMSGDPTNWGPEYPHSLSPRFVEPVRSRSIGTWADPAYQ, from the coding sequence ATGCGTCCACATGTAGAACTCATCGACGAAAAAGACCTGATCGAGCACGTAGCCGAATTCGAGCAGGCCACCGGAAACGCGGTGCAGCGCAACCTCAGCTACGACGAGGAGGACGGCTCCGCGTCCCTCAAAGTCCGCTTCACCAGCGACTGGTCCCGTCCCGCCGGTGTGCATCACGCCGACACCGAATGGTTCGTGCTGACCGGTCAGGTCACCATCGGGGACACGGTCCTCGGCCCGGAGGGCTTCTGGATGGCGCCGAAAGGCGTTCACACACCGTCACTCTCGGTCACCGCGGGCACCGAGATCCTGTTGTTCCGGGAGCACGGCGACTGGCATTTCGACCTGACCGGCGCCGACCGCGACTTCGTGCGCGCCGACCAGGAATTGATCGTCCGAAACTCCGCCGACATGCCGTGGATCGACGTAAAAGACGGCAGCCCCATGCGTTTCGACCTCGGCGGCACTCCCGTCCCGGGCCTCTACATCAAACTCCTGGCCCGGGACGCCGAGACCGGCTTCTACACCCGTCTCATCAAAGCGAAACCCGGCTGGCGGGAAGAACCCCTCGCCCACCACCCCTGCTCGGAAGAGGCCTACTGCCTCGCGGGCGGCTTCGACTATAACTTCGGCACCATGTGGCCCGGCACCTACTTCTGGCGTCCCGCCCTGATCCGGCACGGCGACTTCACCGCCGATGCCGACCAGGGCTGCACCTGGCTCGTCCGCTCCGACGCCGACCTGGTCGACTGGTACACCGACAACGCGCGAGTCGTGATGTCCGGCGATCCCACCAACTGGGGCCCGGAATACCCGCACAGCCTGTCCCCGCGCTTCGTCGAGCCGGTCCGCTCCCGCTCCATCGGAACCTGGGCCGACCCCGCTTACCAATAG
- a CDS encoding molybdopterin-dependent oxidoreductase — protein MTTDPGTPETRTRTPRLGRGAAAVAGVLAAATVLGIGHLVSVLIAPASSPFFALGAAMVDHTPHEVKDAAIRRFGAHDKHALFVSMAAVMLLGAVASGLLERRRPLGSALFVVLGVVTAGAALQRPTATVWFVVPTVVGVLAGIVALRLLLTGTPALRSPGTEPSRRRFLVTAMSVGAVVVVSATAARALSARWYDVVADRARFRLPRTDSPMAAIAPEVTPQVEGLTSFVTANDRFYRVDTALRLPALPSAEWRLRIHGMVDRPLILDVDELARRPAVERLVTLTCVSNEVGGDLVGTARWLGYPLAELLGEAGIRPDADMLLSRSVDGFTAGTPLSAVTDGRDALLAVGMNGAALPIEHGYPARLIVPGLYGYVSATKWVVDLEVTRFDRATAYWTERGWADRAPIKTASRIDVPAAFATVAAGVVVVAGVAWAQRRGIAAVQVRVDDEPWQAADLAAEYSTDTWRQWTWRWRATPGTHTLRVRAVDRAGAAQTEQRAAPFPSGSTGWHNRVVTVR, from the coding sequence ATGACCACCGATCCTGGGACACCTGAAACCCGGACGCGGACCCCGAGACTCGGTCGCGGCGCTGCCGCGGTGGCGGGGGTGCTCGCCGCCGCCACCGTGCTGGGCATCGGCCATCTGGTGTCCGTCCTGATCGCTCCGGCGTCCTCGCCGTTCTTCGCGCTCGGCGCCGCCATGGTGGATCACACGCCGCACGAGGTGAAGGATGCCGCTATCCGGCGCTTCGGTGCGCACGACAAACACGCGTTGTTCGTGTCGATGGCGGCGGTGATGTTGCTCGGTGCGGTGGCCTCAGGGTTGCTCGAACGCAGGCGGCCCTTGGGCAGCGCCTTGTTCGTGGTGCTGGGGGTCGTCACCGCCGGGGCGGCGCTGCAACGGCCCACGGCCACAGTGTGGTTCGTCGTGCCGACCGTGGTGGGCGTCCTGGCGGGCATCGTCGCGCTGCGGCTGTTGCTGACGGGCACACCGGCTCTGCGTTCTCCCGGCACCGAGCCGTCCCGGCGCAGGTTCTTGGTCACGGCGATGAGCGTCGGTGCGGTGGTCGTGGTTTCGGCCACCGCGGCGCGGGCGCTTTCGGCGCGCTGGTACGACGTAGTGGCCGATCGTGCCCGCTTCCGATTGCCGCGCACGGACAGTCCGATGGCGGCGATAGCACCGGAGGTCACGCCGCAAGTCGAGGGTCTGACCTCCTTCGTGACCGCGAACGACCGGTTCTACCGTGTCGACACGGCACTGCGACTGCCCGCGTTGCCCAGTGCGGAGTGGCGGTTGCGGATCCACGGCATGGTGGATCGCCCGCTGATCCTCGATGTCGACGAACTTGCCCGGCGCCCGGCGGTCGAGCGCCTGGTGACGCTCACCTGCGTATCGAACGAGGTCGGCGGCGATCTCGTGGGCACGGCACGCTGGCTGGGCTATCCGCTCGCCGAACTGCTCGGCGAGGCCGGGATACGGCCGGATGCGGACATGCTGCTGTCGCGCAGCGTGGACGGATTCACCGCCGGCACACCGCTGTCCGCGGTCACGGATGGTCGTGACGCGCTCCTGGCGGTGGGCATGAACGGCGCGGCGCTGCCCATTGAGCACGGCTATCCGGCGCGCCTGATCGTCCCGGGTCTGTACGGGTATGTTTCGGCGACCAAGTGGGTCGTCGACTTGGAGGTGACCCGGTTCGATCGGGCCACCGCCTACTGGACCGAGCGCGGCTGGGCCGATCGCGCGCCCATCAAGACGGCGTCGCGGATCGACGTGCCCGCCGCTTTCGCCACCGTCGCCGCGGGCGTGGTCGTGGTCGCGGGCGTCGCCTGGGCGCAGCGGCGCGGGATCGCCGCGGTGCAGGTGCGGGTCGATGACGAGCCTTGGCAGGCCGCGGATCTCGCGGCGGAGTACTCCACCGACACCTGGCGGCAGTGGACATGGCGCTGGCGGGCGACGCCCGGCACCCACACACTGCGGGTCCGGGCCGTCGACCGCGCGGGCGCGGCGCAGACCGAGCAGCGCGCCGCGCCGTTTCCGAGCGGATCGACCGGATGGCACAACCGGGTAGTCACCGTTCGCTGA
- a CDS encoding fasciclin domain-containing protein yields the protein MKLFSRITSVAIVAAASVAGLSACSSDTESNSGPTSSSMPATSATPMPATSAGDPVGPGCKDYAQQVPTGAGSVRGMAQDPVAVAASNNPLLTTLVSAVSGKLNPQVNLVDTLNGGQFTVFAPVDAAFAKIPAGTVDALKTDSATLTKILTYHVVPGRIAPDQIAGTQKTVQGGEVTVTRSGDTIKVADASVICGGVQTANATVYLIDSVLMPPA from the coding sequence ATGAAACTCTTCTCTCGCATCACCTCGGTAGCCATCGTCGCGGCGGCTTCCGTCGCGGGCCTGAGCGCCTGCTCCAGCGACACCGAATCGAATTCCGGGCCGACGTCCTCGTCCATGCCCGCCACCTCCGCGACGCCCATGCCGGCGACGTCCGCCGGGGATCCGGTCGGACCGGGATGCAAGGACTACGCACAGCAGGTGCCCACCGGCGCGGGTTCGGTGCGCGGTATGGCTCAAGATCCGGTGGCGGTGGCGGCCTCCAACAACCCGCTGCTCACCACGTTGGTGTCGGCGGTATCCGGGAAGCTGAACCCGCAGGTCAACCTCGTCGACACGCTCAACGGCGGACAGTTCACCGTCTTCGCGCCGGTCGACGCGGCCTTCGCGAAGATCCCGGCCGGCACCGTCGATGCGCTGAAGACCGATTCGGCCACCCTCACAAAGATTTTGACCTACCACGTCGTCCCGGGTCGGATCGCGCCGGATCAGATCGCGGGTACCCAGAAGACGGTCCAGGGCGGCGAGGTGACGGTCACCCGTTCCGGCGACACCATCAAGGTCGCCGACGCCTCGGTCATCTGCGGCGGCGTGCAGACCGCGAACGCCACGGTCTACCTGATCGACTCCGTGCTCATGCCGCCGGCCTGA
- the sigK gene encoding ECF RNA polymerase sigma factor SigK: MADERRILSLALDRTVDPAACPTDRPAPDPEAARRLAELLRRVADADRDAFTQFYRSTHDRVFGLALRVLRRPTAAEEITQEVYLYVWNTAAQYDSRLASPIGWLMMLTHRRAVDRVRTESSATTRDLAYGHRHLGRDHDIVAETVTQRSDERAVVACLGTLTDTQRETVALAYYGGRTYAEVATHLGIPLNTVKTRIRDGLKRLQNCLTGSVRDA, translated from the coding sequence ATGGCGGATGAACGCCGCATCCTGTCGCTCGCCCTGGACCGGACAGTCGATCCGGCCGCCTGCCCGACCGATCGTCCGGCGCCCGACCCGGAGGCCGCTCGCAGGCTCGCGGAGTTGCTACGCCGCGTCGCCGACGCCGACCGGGACGCGTTCACCCAGTTCTATCGCTCGACGCACGACCGGGTATTCGGTCTGGCGCTACGCGTACTGCGCCGGCCCACCGCCGCCGAGGAGATCACCCAGGAGGTGTACCTCTATGTGTGGAACACCGCCGCGCAGTACGACAGCCGGTTGGCCAGCCCGATCGGATGGCTGATGATGCTCACCCACCGCCGCGCCGTGGACCGGGTCCGCACCGAATCCTCCGCTACCACAAGAGATCTCGCCTACGGCCATCGGCACTTGGGCCGCGACCACGATATCGTCGCCGAGACCGTCACCCAGCGCTCGGACGAACGCGCCGTCGTGGCATGCCTGGGCACGCTCACCGACACCCAGCGCGAAACCGTCGCACTCGCCTACTACGGCGGTCGCACCTACGCCGAAGTGGCCACGCACCTGGGTATTCCGCTCAACACCGTCAAGACCCGCATCCGCGACGGTCTCAAACGTCTGCAGAACTGTCTGACCGGATCGGTGCGCGATGCCTGA
- a CDS encoding anti-sigma factor yields the protein MPDIHSHHDLLDLAYPYALYALSEEDRRAVEHMLDHAEEATAATFRATVRDLRETLAAMTVVDAVPAPPNVEESLLRALDTQLAGARTSAPARGRKRWVAAAAAVAIVIGVGGGITVYRSQSPDPGAVTTEQVLAQTDVRTKTAAVAGGGTITVYTSRELGAAVVSFDAVPAPPPEHTYQLWLIAEADQVRSGGVVDTLPSSRAPMLMRFGDADQLAVSVEPAGGSLAPTTPPVVGVPL from the coding sequence ATGCCTGACATCCATTCGCACCACGACCTGCTCGACCTCGCGTATCCCTATGCCCTCTACGCCCTGTCCGAGGAGGACCGGCGCGCCGTCGAGCACATGCTGGACCACGCCGAGGAAGCGACCGCCGCCACGTTCCGCGCGACCGTTCGCGACCTGCGGGAAACACTCGCCGCCATGACCGTCGTGGATGCCGTTCCCGCCCCGCCGAATGTCGAGGAATCGCTGTTGCGCGCGCTCGACACCCAGCTCGCGGGTGCGCGCACATCCGCACCCGCGCGGGGCCGCAAACGCTGGGTCGCGGCGGCCGCGGCCGTCGCGATCGTCATCGGCGTCGGTGGCGGAATCACGGTGTACCGCAGCCAATCTCCCGATCCCGGTGCGGTGACGACCGAGCAGGTCCTCGCGCAGACCGACGTCCGCACCAAGACCGCGGCGGTCGCCGGTGGCGGCACCATCACCGTCTACACGTCCCGGGAGCTGGGCGCGGCGGTCGTCTCCTTCGACGCCGTACCGGCGCCGCCGCCCGAGCACACCTATCAGCTGTGGCTGATCGCCGAGGCCGATCAGGTCCGGTCGGGCGGCGTCGTGGACACCTTGCCCAGCAGCCGCGCGCCGATGCTCATGCGGTTCGGCGACGCCGACCAGCTGGCGGTGTCGGTCGAACCGGCGGGCGGTTCGCTCGCACCGACCACTCCGCCGGTTGTCGGCGTACCCCTGTGA
- a CDS encoding TspO/MBR family protein produces MNQNVRQSDRTPGAQRYRAATQVAGFVVALVLVAAAATVGNLAAVSAAEDYKRLTQPGWAPPSWLFGPVWTVLYLLMAVAAWLVWRGAPWRSVRPALLVFLVQLILNAAWTPLFFGSDLRGLAFAEILVLLVAIAVTIWMFLRHSRIAAALLVPYFLWTAFAAALNFEIWRLNS; encoded by the coding sequence GTGAACCAGAATGTGCGGCAATCCGATCGAACTCCGGGCGCCCAGCGGTACCGCGCGGCCACTCAGGTCGCGGGGTTCGTCGTGGCGCTGGTGCTGGTAGCCGCGGCCGCCACCGTCGGAAATCTGGCGGCGGTCTCCGCCGCCGAGGACTACAAACGCTTGACGCAGCCCGGCTGGGCGCCGCCGTCCTGGTTGTTCGGGCCGGTGTGGACCGTGCTGTACCTCCTCATGGCGGTCGCGGCCTGGTTGGTGTGGCGCGGCGCGCCCTGGCGATCGGTACGCCCGGCGCTCCTGGTCTTTCTGGTGCAGCTGATCCTCAACGCCGCCTGGACACCGCTGTTCTTCGGGTCCGATCTGCGTGGACTCGCCTTCGCCGAGATCCTGGTGCTGCTGGTCGCCATTGCCGTGACGATCTGGATGTTCCTGCGGCACAGCCGGATCGCGGCGGCGTTGCTGGTGCCGTACTTCCTCTGGACCGCCTTCGCCGCCGCGCTGAATTTCGAGATCTGGCGCTTGAACAGCTGA
- a CDS encoding MMPL family transporter produces MSIWDRYGAVVTHRRSWALLLVLLAIALAIIGGAGGNDAAGESPKSLPDNAQSTRIEQVLDEFPDAGAASVIAVVTRSDGGQLGQSDRQAAAAAVTRAAEAAGAGPAPNQLVAAPDGAAVLGQVPISGKSSGTALTELVERVRAAARAGLPAELTVEITGGPAFAADIADSFSGADVTLLAVTAAVVAVLLIVTYRSPILWLLPLLIIGLADRVANAAGTGLSRLTDITFDGSTSGITSVLVFGAGTNYALLLISRYRDELHRDTDHRRALRRAVRRAGPAIVASNLTVVMALLILVLASVPSTRSLGVFAAAGLVIALLFALVGLPAALALCGRKVFWPYIPASDDQDLAEQGVWHAVATRVIARPVRVAGVTVAGLLICVLGLFTVDVGLSQTEQFRVRAESVTGFDTLAAHFPAGSADPAQIVARASAAPGLTDLISSTPGVVRATPTGTSPTGWARWTVLLDAEPGSDRAFRIVESLRTRLDSRPEAEALVGGNDAQALDSRTAAGRDRLVLIPLILAAVCAVLLGLLRAVPAALLLVAVTVLSALAALGIGSWLSVHLFGFPAMDTAVPLFAFLFLVALGVDYTIFLVTRAREETPAHGTEWGMVRAVSSTGAVITSAGIVLAAVFCVLGVLPLITLTQLGIVVGVGILLDTFVVRTVIIPALFSAIGAKVWWPGDTGREKSNDRAVEDDRVAAHS; encoded by the coding sequence GTGAGTATCTGGGATCGGTACGGAGCTGTCGTTACGCATCGCAGGTCGTGGGCGCTACTGCTGGTGCTCCTCGCCATCGCGCTGGCGATAATCGGAGGTGCGGGCGGAAACGATGCCGCCGGTGAATCACCGAAATCGCTGCCCGACAACGCGCAGTCGACGCGTATCGAGCAGGTGCTGGACGAATTCCCGGACGCGGGCGCGGCCTCGGTGATCGCCGTGGTGACCCGGTCCGATGGCGGTCAACTGGGCCAGTCGGACCGGCAGGCCGCCGCCGCGGCGGTGACGCGCGCGGCCGAGGCAGCCGGTGCCGGGCCCGCCCCGAACCAGCTCGTCGCGGCGCCGGACGGCGCGGCGGTGCTCGGGCAGGTGCCGATCTCCGGGAAGTCGAGCGGCACCGCGCTGACCGAACTGGTCGAGCGCGTGCGAGCAGCCGCGCGCGCCGGCCTGCCCGCCGAACTGACCGTGGAGATCACCGGCGGCCCGGCCTTCGCCGCCGATATCGCCGACTCGTTTTCCGGCGCGGACGTGACCTTGCTGGCGGTGACCGCGGCGGTGGTGGCCGTGCTGCTGATCGTGACCTACCGGTCGCCGATCCTGTGGTTGCTGCCTTTGCTGATCATCGGCCTGGCCGACCGCGTCGCGAACGCGGCGGGCACCGGGCTGTCCCGGTTGACCGACATCACCTTCGACGGCTCGACCTCGGGCATCACCAGCGTGCTGGTCTTCGGCGCCGGCACCAACTACGCGTTGCTGCTGATCTCGCGATACCGGGACGAACTGCATCGCGACACCGACCATCGGCGGGCGTTGCGTCGCGCGGTGCGTCGCGCCGGTCCCGCGATCGTGGCCAGTAATCTCACAGTGGTCATGGCCCTGCTGATACTGGTGCTGGCGTCGGTCCCGAGTACACGCAGTCTCGGCGTGTTCGCCGCGGCGGGTTTGGTGATCGCCCTGCTCTTCGCGCTCGTCGGACTACCGGCCGCCCTGGCACTGTGCGGCCGAAAAGTGTTCTGGCCCTATATCCCAGCCTCGGACGATCAGGATCTCGCCGAACAGGGCGTCTGGCACGCGGTCGCGACCCGGGTCATCGCCCGACCGGTGCGGGTCGCTGGTGTGACGGTGGCTGGGCTGCTGATCTGCGTGCTGGGCCTGTTCACCGTCGACGTGGGTCTGTCACAGACCGAGCAGTTCCGGGTGCGAGCCGAGTCGGTCACCGGATTCGACACGCTCGCAGCGCATTTCCCCGCCGGATCGGCCGACCCGGCGCAGATCGTCGCGCGCGCCTCCGCCGCGCCCGGTCTCACCGATCTCATCTCGAGCACCCCGGGCGTGGTTCGAGCGACCCCGACGGGGACGTCACCGACCGGCTGGGCGCGCTGGACCGTGCTCCTCGACGCCGAGCCGGGCTCGGATCGGGCGTTCCGGATCGTCGAATCCCTCCGCACGCGACTGGACTCCCGGCCCGAGGCCGAGGCGCTGGTCGGCGGCAACGACGCGCAGGCCCTCGACAGCCGCACCGCTGCGGGACGCGACCGGCTGGTGCTCATTCCGCTGATCCTCGCCGCCGTCTGCGCCGTCCTGCTCGGCCTGCTGCGCGCCGTGCCCGCCGCACTGCTGCTCGTCGCGGTCACGGTGCTCAGTGCGCTGGCGGCGCTCGGCATCGGGAGCTGGCTGAGCGTGCACCTGTTCGGCTTCCCGGCGATGGATACCGCCGTGCCGTTGTTCGCGTTCCTGTTCCTGGTCGCGCTGGGCGTCGACTACACCATCTTCTTGGTCACCCGGGCGCGTGAGGAGACGCCCGCCCACGGCACCGAGTGGGGCATGGTGCGCGCGGTGTCGTCCACGGGCGCGGTCATCACCAGTGCCGGCATCGTGCTCGCGGCCGTCTTCTGTGTGCTGGGCGTGCTGCCGCTGATCACGCTCACCCAGCTCGGCATCGTCGTCGGAGTGGGAATCCTGCTCGACACCTTCGTGGTTCGGACCGTGATCATCCCGGCACTGTTCAGTGCGATCGGGGCGAAGGTGTGGTGGCCGGGCGACACCGGCCGCGAGAAATCGAACGACCGCGCGGTCGAGGACGACCGGGTGGCGGCACACAGCTAG
- a CDS encoding MarR family winged helix-turn-helix transcriptional regulator, producing the protein MTDNDQNATTPRADTGPERATLETEIGADLRALTAVSEQLGHVFARSNNLRPNDFRALLHIATAEFADRPLTAGQLGGLMGMSSAAVTYLVERLIESGHLRRGADPRDRRRVLLFHDAPGRAAAEDFFIPIGQRTRAATAQFSDAELSAAHRVLTAITAALRTHLDEVSGR; encoded by the coding sequence GTGACCGACAACGACCAGAACGCCACCACGCCCCGTGCCGACACCGGCCCGGAACGCGCGACGCTGGAGACGGAAATCGGCGCCGACCTGCGCGCACTGACCGCGGTCTCGGAACAGCTCGGACATGTCTTCGCGCGATCGAACAACCTGCGGCCCAACGATTTCCGGGCGTTGCTGCACATCGCCACGGCCGAGTTCGCCGACCGCCCGCTCACCGCCGGCCAGCTCGGCGGGTTGATGGGAATGTCCTCGGCGGCGGTGACCTACCTGGTGGAGCGACTGATCGAATCGGGCCACCTGCGTCGCGGGGCCGACCCGCGCGACCGCCGCCGGGTGCTCCTGTTCCACGACGCTCCCGGCCGCGCCGCCGCCGAGGACTTCTTCATTCCGATCGGCCAGCGCACCCGCGCGGCCACCGCCCAGTTCTCCGATGCGGAACTATCCGCCGCGCACCGGGTGCTGACCGCGATCACCGCGGCCTTGCGTACCCACCTCGACGAAGTAAGCGGCCGCTGA
- a CDS encoding AurF N-oxygenase family protein: MTLSQSVGELFDQDYRDALATLSEGSVHRRFDPYLDIDWDAPEFAIDPNDPRWVLSPEYDPLGATRWYQELPLDRQIEIGKWRIANVIKVGAAFESVLIRGMMQYIMKLPNGSPEFRYCLHEMTEECNHIQMFQELVNRIGVDVPGMRRLFKILSPFIGVAGGYAHVILFIGILGGEEPIDHYQKALIRDGDSVPPAVLRTMEIHIAEEARHISFAGEFLAAHLAHMNAASKAVCALAFPLAMRWLAGEIMSPPRSFGRQFDIPDEVIREAFWNSPQSRRILSGYFGDMRKLAGDLGLMNPITKPLWSLLHIDGAPSRYRSEPERGTRRTA; encoded by the coding sequence ATGACGCTGTCGCAATCGGTTGGGGAACTGTTCGACCAGGACTATCGGGACGCGCTGGCGACCCTGTCCGAAGGCTCGGTTCACCGCCGCTTCGATCCCTATCTGGACATCGACTGGGACGCACCAGAATTCGCGATCGATCCGAATGATCCGCGCTGGGTGCTGTCCCCGGAATACGATCCGCTGGGCGCGACACGCTGGTATCAGGAGTTGCCCCTGGACCGGCAGATCGAGATCGGCAAATGGCGGATAGCCAATGTCATCAAGGTCGGCGCGGCCTTCGAGAGCGTGCTCATCCGCGGGATGATGCAGTACATCATGAAGCTGCCCAACGGTTCTCCCGAGTTCAGGTACTGCCTGCACGAGATGACCGAGGAATGCAATCACATCCAGATGTTCCAGGAACTGGTCAATCGCATCGGCGTGGACGTGCCCGGTATGCGGCGGCTGTTCAAGATCCTCTCGCCCTTCATCGGCGTGGCCGGCGGATACGCGCACGTCATCCTGTTCATCGGCATTCTGGGTGGCGAGGAGCCGATCGATCACTATCAGAAGGCACTGATCCGCGACGGCGACTCGGTGCCGCCCGCGGTGCTGCGCACCATGGAGATCCACATTGCCGAGGAGGCCCGGCACATCTCCTTCGCGGGCGAATTCCTCGCCGCCCACCTGGCGCATATGAACGCCGCCTCGAAGGCGGTGTGCGCCTTGGCTTTCCCGCTCGCGATGCGCTGGCTCGCCGGAGAGATCATGTCGCCGCCGCGCTCCTTCGGGCGCCAGTTCGACATCCCCGACGAGGTCATCCGCGAAGCCTTCTGGAACTCACCGCAATCCCGGCGCATCCTGTCCGGCTACTTCGGTGACATGCGCAAGCTCGCCGGCGACCTCGGGCTGATGAACCCGATCACCAAACCGCTGTGGTCACTGCTGCACATCGACGGTGCGCCGTCGCGGTATCGCAGTGAGCCGGAGCGTGGAACACGGCGCACCGCTTGA
- a CDS encoding TetR/AcrR family transcriptional regulator: MPSAESAASTALGGRQARWQPHNESRQGQIVAATIELLEETPVGGEISMQQIAERAGLAKSVVYRQFSGRDDLDRRVRTAIGERFTDTLDEALNVAFGSIREILVRAVDAVVDWFENHQRLHDFLRKGPATGDPDDIDAATSLATAVAARTRGLVSGLAGVVGVVDEPAVDTMTFAIVSMVEATVTRWTRDPAPTLSRAALITTVAGYAWSLVDAVAREHDLALDPDRPLLEVLRELSAPL; encoded by the coding sequence GTGCCGAGCGCCGAGTCAGCCGCGTCGACCGCCCTGGGTGGGCGGCAGGCGCGGTGGCAGCCGCACAACGAGAGTCGCCAGGGGCAGATCGTCGCGGCGACCATCGAGCTGCTGGAGGAGACCCCGGTGGGGGGTGAGATTTCGATGCAGCAGATCGCCGAACGGGCCGGGTTGGCGAAATCGGTGGTGTACCGGCAGTTCTCCGGGCGGGATGACCTCGACCGGCGGGTGCGCACGGCGATCGGCGAGCGGTTCACCGACACCCTCGACGAGGCGCTGAACGTGGCGTTCGGATCGATCCGCGAGATCCTGGTCCGAGCGGTGGACGCCGTCGTGGACTGGTTCGAGAATCACCAGCGTCTGCACGATTTCCTGCGCAAAGGCCCGGCGACCGGCGATCCGGACGATATCGACGCCGCCACCAGCCTCGCCACCGCCGTCGCGGCGCGCACCCGGGGGCTGGTCTCGGGTCTCGCCGGCGTGGTCGGTGTCGTCGACGAACCGGCCGTCGACACCATGACTTTCGCCATTGTCTCCATGGTCGAGGCCACGGTGACCCGCTGGACCCGCGACCCCGCCCCGACGCTGAGTCGCGCCGCCCTGATCACCACCGTGGCCGGATACGCGTGGAGCCTGGTCGACGCGGTCGCCCGGGAGCACGACCTCGCGCTGGACCCGGATCGACCGCTGCTCGAAGTGCTCAGAGAGCTCTCCGCGCCGCTCTGA
- a CDS encoding alpha/beta hydrolase: MRTHVSFTAGGVRCAGYLYLPADSGPAPCVVLCHGFSGTMDRLFDYAERFAAAGFAALVFDYRSFGESDGEPRQLPDLDGQLADIRAAVAFVRGQQRVDPDKVLLWGNSLGGAHVITVAASDSRIAAVVAQIPFNGFPKQVEGRSTGDTVKLLGAICWDALRGKLGLRPYYIPMVGHPGELAVAATPEAEQHIQTLTGGQKTLWRNSIAPRALLRMMRYRPAAERLTCPLLVCAAAEDRETPVETSRALADRAANGELRVYPGTHFTFYTDPTLRDQVVADQIDFYRSATGE; encoded by the coding sequence ATGCGAACCCATGTCTCGTTCACCGCCGGTGGCGTCCGATGCGCCGGCTACCTCTACCTGCCCGCCGATTCCGGGCCAGCGCCCTGTGTCGTGCTCTGTCACGGCTTCAGCGGGACGATGGACCGCCTCTTCGACTACGCCGAGCGTTTCGCCGCCGCGGGCTTCGCCGCTCTTGTCTTCGACTATCGCAGCTTCGGCGAGAGCGACGGCGAGCCCCGCCAACTGCCCGATCTCGACGGTCAACTCGCAGACATCCGTGCCGCCGTGGCGTTCGTTCGCGGGCAGCAGCGGGTCGACCCGGACAAGGTGCTGCTGTGGGGCAACTCGCTGGGCGGCGCGCACGTAATCACCGTTGCCGCAAGCGATTCCCGGATCGCGGCCGTGGTGGCGCAGATTCCGTTCAACGGATTCCCCAAGCAGGTCGAGGGTCGATCGACCGGCGACACGGTGAAACTGCTCGGCGCGATCTGCTGGGACGCGCTGCGCGGCAAGCTGGGCCTGCGCCCCTACTACATCCCCATGGTGGGGCACCCCGGTGAACTCGCCGTGGCCGCGACCCCTGAGGCCGAACAACACATCCAGACCCTGACCGGCGGACAGAAAACGCTGTGGCGCAACAGCATCGCGCCCAGGGCGCTGTTGCGCATGATGCGCTACCGGCCCGCCGCGGAACGCCTGACCTGCCCGCTACTCGTCTGTGCCGCCGCCGAGGACCGGGAAACTCCAGTGGAGACCAGCCGGGCATTGGCCGACCGCGCCGCCAACGGCGAACTCCGCGTCTATCCCGGCACCCACTTCACCTTCTACACCGATCCCACGCTGCGAGATCAGGTGGTCGCCGACCAGATCGACTTCTACCGCTCAGCCACAGGCGAGTAA